In a genomic window of Passer domesticus isolate bPasDom1 chromosome 3, bPasDom1.hap1, whole genome shotgun sequence:
- the TDRD6 gene encoding tudor domain-containing protein 6 isoform X2, with the protein MEMDSAAGAAANGSPWVTWAARALYEAEGRRARRSFASCGERRRGEVAAMSCGPESLGRGDTITLRVRAVGLYPEVPVLRLWGLLGESKADYALLYREIQAVAGPRLAARPEPGGPGASGTRLCPGEMALVEVLGVWYRCCVVSCSAQGYRVFLLDEGYVVTTSAYYLARGCSELFQLPPEVLGCVVAEAMPSHSNEGTASGDSPVSKWTVEAMEFLSFLQGKEVCGVVQEVIMPRVIVLELPQLVAQMQQLGLAKRVSPSWFCQVLRRCLPSGQLKKQLCQQPPACSLGAFAVPQLVHVLLSYQPLSPALDYYYPQLQLGVTEPVLVTHVSDPHHIYCQLQCLSQEISCLSETMCHAYERWEQDLLPKVGSPCAARGMDGQWYRAILLELIAGEQDQHAALVIFVDYGKKETVTRANLRHLPAECFRMPVVTYVCALQGVSDGGCGWSPLQVDLLKALVLGRGVSAHIKAFNSFEHLYYVTLYGENGVDLNHLFGSQACCLASSYVSQTEAHEQLEVEESLVEELGLPPEVPPVLAHGDLAAAAVAGVYLKTWTLYSAQVSHVQDPSEFWLQLHEYYQLFRQLRQCMWNFYSHSTKLDGAGWDPQPGSLCCASGNEGVFYRAVVTRVLDTGVEIHLVDRGSTETVDLCAVKELLPRFRELPALALKCCLAGVSPPRGSWSEAAVSAFREMVLNKELKVWFLNVQGDKYMVEIFDQSQLGEGRVSKLMAQGGYAKYQRYEIPKTSQKLDKSVTQPSSLVCAAEQGQVNAEKRLREECALKSSDRILDSHMGVMVRESPVAAIHNSKNSESFLCRDYEGKENLHTSLRQNYVEIKPGSSCGGHLEVGSTVNVILSYVENPSCFWCQLSRNCQDLEILMDEIQEHCKNSSQPHVWPNLVCLAQYSEDKKWYRALIVSEGVCAEKVEVIYVDYGNREQVCLTKLRAINERFLRLEAQAFRCSLYNLIQPNGQNPFAWDEEAIQAFRQFVVDSSSDLDLKCTIFALASINRDLFNIVDLITPFQSACQFLTERGVARPLFPQKHLESMVQLHSFYYSGHGIKIGSEEDVYVTHVENPWTFYCQLERCADTLAQLADNITSLSERVTSSGTLGKSGNLCLARYSDSQWYRGVIMERQPKAKVFFVDFGNTETIETDDLLILPNDASDILLVPMQAIKCCVSDVSSVSKEAATWFKEAVLERRLKAIVVAKDSDNTLLVELFDRNTQINTKLKELSLNSAGLHSRVHSETSWSGNTDVHERDETAGSPFNAGRPLERKICRPEAQQEQGNKRHFKEVVNLFQHSVKGHVAAGLLEPNEVLSSKNNSFLLNKVGEESLLFSQMDTLSDTKSDAEGRCIVLKNASDLPPQKIVPALKTLVYVSYVSDPQDFYVQLGSDEVQLNNILECLNNGKSVKDPCGQLLQAGDLISAVYSEDSLWYRAVVKEKTSDNSIRVHYIDYGDTSVISVDQARRLPKNLSSIPAMSIHCFLGGLKCKKNAGWTEKAVFYFTKRTSEILLSCEFVKKVEDKWEVILSDHQGIITVDLADKDLACRERLFSRRKIDKRENRDMITSSESLPPQVQSEISLVNDCKSFIWKFPEAGQTLKIYVTVVNSPGYFWCHRADTKDVSYIEKKIEEAEKLGLSSLNGGKSCIKSGDICLAKYSQDGWFYRAQISSVNDDSVAVRHVDYGSEESVRLEMIRQMPYELLRVPGQAFACCLSGFSPPDGSWLSEANKKFYDMTENLVLEAEVVEIWENKDSEVPLCVVKLEASGNSINEEMKPFWKANKETDDGAFSNLLNPLKENRISDSSLGLCLNKETTAACGLAQEESESAHPFLGVTSECLETAEANVSVGAASGKAEDGYETGERENSFDKEIPLSEGDSDNRMLLEPMRNCSPHIVGNGMKTAEQDLPEILLGEEAELKAEVTSSDPAVSLFLGKEQELQRLPVLQAQPSASNGTEALGDLDPLEMHLACDDLNELLQGLEGVTEQSSCGEGTKEALEAKSLEMQAAAGSEAREIVLKQELLELPDVREETGQLTALNCLEILPLLKEKENLVPPVSDRENSVELIPSNVQPSLGEEAKKLQANLSGIHEAEAILDDWIEPDPPSLRLSSAASRPEKELHQMMHDKQSMLGAKFEPFLELVLPNVQPPEEDREEDLLGLEHAVLQSSANSGSQFSFLSKDSANQRPVFSVKSCDCKVEKHKGWQKKRDDSVEEWMEQDLTDSFKESGNLCVQSLGCKPGEDKKQNENLADCNAAHHDYPCNLKGFAVGSKCVVWTSLKWCDARILEVSEKGTKVLNLCSGNEEIVHPENVWNGIPDRARRSAEKSKLAAVAI; encoded by the exons ATGGAAATGGACTCGGCCGCTGGGGCAGCCGCTAACGGCTCCCCGTGGGTCACGTGGGCGGCGCGTGCTTTATATGAGGCCGAGGGGCGACGGGCCAGGCGTTCATTCGCCTCGTGCGGGGAGCGGAGGCGGGGCGAGGTGGCTGCGATGAGCTGCGGGCCGGAGTCCCTTGGCCGCGGTGATACCATCACCCTGCGGGTCCGCGCCGTGGGGCTGTACCCTGAGGTGCCCGTCCTGCGGCTGTGGGGGCTTCTGGGTGAAAGTAAGGCTGACTATGCCCTCCTGTACCGCGAGATCCAGGCGGTGGCCGGGCCGCGCCTGGCGGCCCGCCCAGAGCCCGGCGGGCCGGGGGCCAGCGGgaccaggctgtgcccaggagagATGGCGCTGGTGGAAGTGCTGGGTGTGTGGTACCGCTGCTGTGTGGTGAGCTGTAGTGCCCAGGGGTACCGTGTCTTCCTGCTGGACGAGGGGTACGTGGTGACCACGTCCGCCTATTACCTGGCACGGGGCTGCTCGGAGCTGttccagctgcccccagaggtgctgggctGTGTCGTGGCGGAAGCCATGCCCTCCCACAGTAACGAGGGGACAGCAAGTGGGGATTCACCCGTGTCCAAGTGGACCGTGGAGGCGATGGAGTTCCTCAGCTTCCTGCAAGGCAAGGAGGTGTGTGGTGTGGTGCAGGAGGTGATAATGCCGCGGGTCATcgtgctggagctgccccagctcgTGGCTCAGATGCAGCAGCTGGGCCTGGCCAAACGTGTCTCTCCCAGCTGGTTCTGCCAGGTGCTCAGGCGCTGCCTGCCTTCTGGCCAGCTAAAGAAGCAGCTCTGTCAGCAGCCTCCGGCGTGTTCCCTTGGAGCTTTTGCGGTTCCGCAGCTTGTCCACGTGTTGCTCTCGTACCAGCCTCTGTCACCTGCCTTGGATTACTACTACCCTCAGCTTCAGTTGGGTGTGACAGAGCCTGTCCTAGTTACCCATGTCTCGGACCCACACCACATTTACTGCCAGTTGCAGTGCCTGTCACAGGAGATCTCTTGCCTTTCTGAGACCATGTGCCATGCTTATGAGCGGTGGGAGCAGGACTTGCTGCCCAAAGTGGGCTCGCCCTGTGCTGCCCGTGGCATGGATGGCCAGTGGTACCGTGCCATTCTGCTGGAGCTCATTGCTGGGGAGCAGGACCAGCATGCAGCTCTCGTGATCTTTGTGGACTATGGCAAGAAGGAGACGGTGACCAGAGCGAACCTGCGCCATTTGCCTGCCGAGTGTTTCCGCATGCCCGTGGTCACCTACGTGTGTGCTCTTCAGGGTGTTTCGGATGGGGGCTGTGGCTGGTCCCCGTTGCAGGTTGATTTGCTGAAAGCGTTGGTGCTTGGTAGAGGAGTGAGTGCTCACATCAAAGCCTTTAACTCCTTTGAGCATCTCTATTATGTGACTCTCTATGGGGAAAATGGTGTTGATTTGAACCATCTTTTTGGGTCTCAGGCTTGCTGCCTGGCCAGCAGTTATGTGAGCCAAACTGAGGCTCATGAGCAGCTGGAAGTAGAGGAATCCTTAGTTGAAGAGTTGGGGTTGCCACCAGAAGTCCCTCCTGTTTTAGCACACGGAgatttggctgctgctgctgtagctggTGTGTATCTGAAGACCTGGACATTGTACAGTGCGCAGGTCTCCCACGTCCAAGACCCATCTGAGTTTTGGCTGCAGCTCCATGAGTATTACCAGCTCTTCAGGCAGCTGAGGCAGTGCATGTGGAATTTTTATTCCCATTCCACAAAGCTGGATGGTGCTGGGTGGGACCCACAGCCTGGATCCCTTTGTTGTGCCAGTGGGAATGAGGGTGTCTTTTATCGAGCAGTGGTTACCAGGGtactggacactggggtggaaATACACCTGGTGGACAGAGGCAGTACAGAAACGGTGGATCTGTGTGCTgtgaaggagctgctccctcGGTTCAGGGAACTGCCTGCTTTAGCTCTGAAGTGTTGTTTGGCAGGTGTTTCACCTCCAAGAGGGAGTTGGAGTGAAGCTGCTGTGTCTGCGTTCAGGGAGATGGTACTGAACAAGGAACTGAAGGTTTGGTTTTTGAATGTGCAGGGTGACAAATACATGGTTGAAATTTTTGACCAGTCCCAGTTAGGAGAGGGAAGAGTAAGTAAACTCATGGCCCAGGGGGGTTATGCTAAATACCAGAGGTATGAAATACCCAAGACTTCCCAAAAATTGGATAAGTCTGTGACACAGCCCTCTTCCCTagtgtgtgctgcagagcaaggccaagTAAATGCAGAGAAGAGGCTCAGGGAAGAATGTGCTCTAAAGAGCAGTGATAGAATACTTGATTCTCACATGGGTGTGATGGTCAGAGAGAGCCCTGTTGCAGCCATTCACAATTCCAAAAATAGTGAATCTTTTCTTTGTCGAGACTATGAGGGTAAGGAAAATCTGCACACCTCTTTGAGGCAGAACTATGTGGAAATTAAGCCAGGCTCCTCTTGTGGAGGCCACTTGGAAGTGGGAAGTACAGTTAATGTTATTTTGTCATATGTTGAGAATCCTAGTTGTTTTTGGTGTCAGTTAAGTAGAAATTGCCAGGACCTTGAGATACTAATGGATGAAATTCAGGAGCATTGCAAGAATTCATCCCAGCCACATGTTTGGCCAAATCTTGTCTGCTTAGCCCAGTACTCAGAGGACAAAAAATGGTACAGGGCTTTAATAGTTAGTGAAGGAGTTTGTGCAGAAAAAGTAGAAGTCATATATGTTGACTATGGCAACAGAGAGCAGGTGTGTCTAACGAAGCTCCGTGCAATTAATGAACGCTTCCTTAGGTTAGAGGCTCAGGCATTCAGGTGCAGCCTTTACAACTTAATCCAACCCAATGGTCAGAATCCTTTTGCTTGGGATGAAGAAGCAATTCAGGCTTTTCGTCAGTTTGTTGTTGATTCATCATCTGACCTTGACCTAAAGTGTACAATCTTTGCCTTGGCTTCAATAAACAGGGACCTGTTTAACATTGTAGATTTAATCACACCTTTTCAGAGTGCTTGCCAGTTTCTCACTGAGAGAGGTGTAGCCAGACCTTTATTTCCTCAAAAGCATCTGGAATCTAtggtgcagcttcactctttcTATTATTCTGGTCACGGTATCAAAATTGGGAGTGAGGAAGATGTTTATGTTACACATGTTGAGAATCCATGGACATTTTACTGCCAACTTGAAAGGTGTGCAGATACCTTGGCACAGCTGGCTGATAACATCACTTCCCTGAGTGAGAGAGTGACCAGCTCAGGAACCTTGGGCAAGTCTGGGAACTTGTGTCTGGCAAGGTACTCTGACAGTCAGTGGTACAGGGGAGTAATTATGGAAAGACAACCTAAGGCTAAAGTCTtctttgtggattttgggaacACAGAGACAATAGAGACAGATGATCTGCTTATTTTGCCCAATGATGCTTCTGATATCTTGCTTGTGCCAATGCAGGCCATAAAGTGTTGTGTGTCTGATGTATCATCTGTTTCCAAAGAAGCTGCAACATGGTTTAAGGAAGCTGTCCTGGAAAGGAGGTTAAAAGCAATAGTGGTAGCAAAGGACTCTGATAATACTCTGCTGGTTGAGTTGTTTGATAGAAATACTCAAATTAAtacaaaactgaaagagctAAGCTTGAACAGTGCAGGACTGCATAGTCGTGTACACAGTGAGACTTCGTGGAGTGGAAATACAGATGTGCATGAGAGGGATGAGACTGCAGGGTCCCCTTTCAATGCAGGTAGGCCTCTTGAAAGGAAAATATGTCGACCTGAAGCCCAGCAAGAGCAAGGGAACAAAAGACACTTCAAAGAAGTTGTAAACCTTTTCCAGCACTCTGTGAAGGGACATGTGGCTGCTGGATTACTAGAACCTAACGAGGTGCTTAGCAGTAAGAACAATTCTTTTTTGTTGAATAAAGTAGGGGAGGAGTCTCTGCTCTTTTCCCAGATGGATACACTGTCAGATACTAAATCTGATGCTGAAGGCAGGTGTATAGTGCTTAAAAATGCATCTGATCTACCACCACAGAAGATAGTGCCAGCTCTTAAAACCTTAGTGTATGTGTCTTATGTCAGTGACCCACAGGATTTTTATGTTCAACTAGGGAGTGATGAGGTTCAGCTTAACAACATTTTGGAATGTTTAAACAATGGGAAATCAGTGAAGGACCCTTGTGGACAGCTTTTGCAAGCAGGAGATTTAATCAGTGCTGTTTATTCAGAAGACAGCCTGTGGTATCGAGCTGTAGTAAAAGAGAAGACTTCTGACAATTCCATAAGGGTACATTATATTGACTATGGTGACACTTCTGTGATTAGTGTTGATCAAGCACGCAGGCTCCCTAAGAACTTGTCATCTATTCCAGCAATGAGCATTCACTGCTTTCTAGGTGGActcaaatgcaaaaaaaatgcTGGCTGGACAGAGAAAGCAGTGTTTTACTTCACCAAGAGAACAAGTGAAATCCTGCTGTCATGTGAATTTGTAAAGAAGGTTGAGGATAAATGGGAAGTTATTCTCAGTGACCATCAAGGTATAATAACAGTGGATTTAGCTGATAAAGATCTTGCATGTAGAGAAAGACTTTTCTCAAGAAGAAAAATTGATAAAAGAGAGAACCGTGACATGATCACTAGCTCTGAGTCTTTGCCTCCTCAGGTACAAAGTGAGATTTCCCTTGTAAATGATTGTAAATCGTTTATCTGGAAATTTCCAGAGGCAGGTCAGACTTTAAAAATTTATGTCACAGTGGTAAATAGTCCAGGATACTTCTGGTGTCACCGTGCTGATACCAAAGACGTGAGCTACATCgagaaaaaaatagaggaaGCTGAAAAGCTTGGACTAAGCTCTCTGAACGGTGGCAAGTCTTGTATTAAAAGTGGTGATATTTGTCTAGCAAAATACAGTCAAGATGGGTGGTTTTACAGAGCTCAGATCAGCAGTGTGAATGATGACAGTGTCGCTGTCAGACACGTGGATTACGGCAGCGAGGAAAGCGTCAGGCTGGAGATGATCAGGCAGATGCCATATGAACTGCTCCGAGTACCCGGGCAAGCATTTGCTTGCTGTCTGTCAGGTTTCAGTCCCCCAGATGGCTCATGGCTTAGTGAAGCAAATAAGAAGTTTTATGATATGACTGAAAACCTTGTATTAGAAGCTGAAGTAGtagaaatttgggaaaataaagATTCTGAAGTCCCTCTGTGTGTTGTCAAGCTGGAAGCTTCTGGCAATAGTATTAATGAAGAGATGAAGCCTTTTTGGAAAGCTAATAAAGAAACTGATGACGGTGCTTTCTCAAACCTTCTCAACCCCCTAAAGGAAAACAGAATTTCAGACAGCAGTTTGGGGCTTTGTCTCAACAAAGAAACTACTGCTGCTTGTGGATTAGCTCAGGAAGAAAGTGAGAGTGCCCACCCTTTCCTGGGGGTAACTTCTGAATGCTTAGAAACTGCGGAAGCAAATGTGTCAGTGGGAGCTGCCAGTGGGAAGGCTGAGGATGGATATGAAACAGGAGAGCGTGAGAACAGTTTTGATAAAGAGATACCTCTGTCTGAAGGGGACAGTGATAACCGTATGCTGCTAGAACCAATGAGAAACTGCAGCCCTCATATTGTGGGGAATGGaatgaaaactgcagaacaagACCTGCCTGAAATACTGCTCGGAGAGGAGGCTGAGCTGAAAGCAGAAGTGACAAGCAGTGATCCAGCAGTCAGCCTTTTCCTAGGAAAAGAACAAGAACTGCAGAGATTGCCagtgctccaggcacagccttCTGCAAGCAATGGAACAGAGGCATTAGGAGACCTGGATCCATTAGAGATGCACTTAGCATGTGATGATCTAAATGAGCTCCTACAGGGGCTGGAGGGAGTTACAGAACAGTCCTCCTGTGGTGAAGGAACAAAGGAAGCACTGGAAGCAAAGTCTCTTgaaatgcaggcagcagcaggcagtgaaGCAAGAGAGATAGTGTTGAAGCAGGAATTGCTGGAGCTGCCAGATGTGAGGGAGGAGACAGGGCAGTTGACAGCTTTGAACTGTCTTGAAATTTTACCATTACttaaggagaaagaaaatctggTGCCTCCAGTTAGTGACAGAGAGAACTCAGTAGAGCTGATTCCATCTAATGTTCAGCCTTCTTTGGGAGAGGAGGCCAAGAAACTGCAAGCAAATTTGTCTGGAATTCATGAAGCAGAAGCTATACTAGATGATTGGATAGAACCAGACCCTCCTTCCCTAAGGCTGTCATCAGCTGCCAGTAGACCTGAGAAAGAGCTGCACCAGATGATGCATGACAAGCAGTCGATGCTAGGAGCCAAATTTGAGCCCTTTCTGGAACTAGTGCTGCCTAATGTTCAGCCTCCTGAGGAAGACAGGGAGGAGGACTTGTTAGGGCTGGAACATGCTGTGCTACAGAGTTCTGCAAATAGTGGAAGtcaattttcatttctttcaaaaGACTCAGCGAATCAAAGGCCTGTTTTCTCTGTAAAATCATGTGACTGTAAAGTTGAGAAACATAAGGGGTGGCAGAAGAAGAGAGATGACTCTGTGGAAGAATGGATGGAACAAGACTTGACTGACTCATTTAAAGAGAGTGGAAATTTGTGTGTTCAGTCTTTAGGCTGTAAGCCTGGGGAagacaaaaagcaaaatgagaACTTGGCTGACTGCAATGCAG CACACCATGACTATCCTTGTAATCTGAAGGGCTTTGCTGTTGGCTCCAAATGTGTGGTGTGGACTTCTCTCAAATGGTGTGATGCTCGCATTTTGGAGGTATCTGAGAAGGGTACCAAG GTCTTGAACCTCTGCAGTGGAAATGAGGAGATTGTGCATCCTGAGAACGTCTGGAATGGAATTCCTGACAGGGCTCGCAGATCAGCTGAG AAAAGCAAACTGGCTGCAGTAGCAATTTAG